DNA from Leptospira yasudae:
GAATCGTAGTGATAGCGGATTCCGAGATCCAATTCATGTTTGAGGGAACCGGTATCGAATTCTGTCTCCAGTTTGGATTCGATTCCCGCAAATTTATAAGTCCTATCTCTGTGAGCGTTTGTACCTCTCATCCAGACCGTATCACCGTATCGGGAAGTAAACGGTTCTCCGTCAAACGTGTTGAGAGTGTCCACGGGGCGGGTCGAACTCGCGGATGAATTTCGGGAGTATTCCTGTCTTGCCCAGTTTCTCTGCGTATAAGCGGAATAAATTCTAGTGATGAGTTTGGTCTTATCGCCTAAATTCCATTCGTGACCTAGAGAAAAAGAATAACGCTCGATGGTCCGTTTGTCGTTTTCGGCGGGATTGTCTTTGGGATTGTGCTGGAACATCCCCGTTGTCAAACCGATATAAGTCGCCTGCGATTCCTGTTGATGAAAACCGACTTTGGTCGTTAGGGAATGTTTTTCGTTCAATTGATGTACCGTTTTCAGGTTCATTTCGTTGACGAAAAAACCTTGGTGATTTCTAAATCCGTCACCTTGTTTTCTCAGAACGTTGATGTCGAATCCGGTGTTTCCGAAAGTTCCCCCGTAATTGATCATACTCGAAAGGTAACGATTTTCACCGCCGATGGTTTGAACGGAAAAGGTAGGGTCTTTAGGAGGTCTTCTCGTAATGAAATTTACGACACCCCCGATCGTGGACGGTCCGAAAAGAATCGAACCGGAGCCCTTTACGACTTCGATTCTTTCCATCCTTTCGATGGAAGGGGTATAATACATTTCCGGTTCACCGTATGGATTGAGAGAGGTGAATAAACCGTCCTCTAAAATCAGGACCTTTCTGGAAACTTCGTTACTAACTCCGCGAAAGCCCAGGTTCATCGTCAATCCTGCGGGGTCTTGATAGCGGATGGACGCACCGGGGACCCTTCTCAATACTTCCATTCCGTCCATTGGTCTGGCTTGTTCTAAATATTTTTTACCGATGATCGTAGCCGAGCCAGGAATTCGTTTGAGATCCTTTTTTTCCCCTATGACCCTGATTTCCGTTTTTTTCCAGCGGGATTCTTCCGAGGTTTCGTCAGCTTCTTCCGAATTCCCTTGCTGTTTGCTTGGTTCCTTTTTCGGAACGGAATTTTCGTTCGGCTCTTGGTTCGTTTGTGAAACGATCGGGATCGTACAAAAGAGGACTCCAAGGAGAACGGTAAGAAATTGTCTCATCATAATTTTCGACTCTGTTTTAAAAAATTGATTTTGAGACTAAAATTCAAAATGTGGGTATTTTTTCAAGAACTAACGAATTTTTGGGAACCTGTCGACTTGAAATGGGTCACTGGAGATTTCGAAAAGCCCCATTAATACGAGCGTTTCACATTCGTTCAAAGCGGAGACGGCGGAATCGGGACTTGCCCCGCGCAGGACCAAAAGTCCAGTCCGCATCGAGGGGCAAGCAGAGGGAGAATCGACTTACTTCTTCTTTTTCTTTTCTTCCGATTTCAGAGCGAGAAGGGATTTGCTTTGCAATTCGATTTTTTTCTTTTCGGTCCAAGGAATCGCAACGCTCAATTCTTCCGCGAGAGAGAGAAGGTTTTCGTTGATGTCGATCAGTTCGTCGATGATCACGAAATAGGAAACGCTGGATTTCAGTTTGCTGTCTCCCTTCTTGATCCGTTTCATCTGACTCTTGTAGATGTTCTGTTTGATTTTTTCGAGATTTTTGGTTTTCTTTTCCGATCTCGCTTTTTCCAAAAGATCCGGGAACTTATCCGAATCCGCGAGCAGTTCCATCAGGTTCGTAGCGGACTTTCTGAGTTCCTTGACTTCTTCCTTCTCGTCTTTGGAAACTTCGTGGAAGGAGCTGATTCCGTTGGAAGAGGTTCTCAGGATGTTCCAGATGCTTTCGGTGATTCGATCCAAATGATTGATCGACTCGGTGATCGGATGAATGGATGAAAGATCGTCTTCTTCCAGATGTTTATTCGCGATCGACAAGAAGCTGGAGAGGGAATTCTCTCTCATCTTCTTTAGATCTTTCAGAAGTTTCTGGGTTTGTCTGAAATTCTTCTTTTTACCGTTTACGTAACCCGCACACGCGTTGTTCAACGCCTTTCTCGCAACGCTCAAGCTTGCAAGCATGGAAGAGATCGTTCTGGAAAGGGCGCGTTCCGGATGTTTTTTCAAAGTGATGAGTTTTTCGAGATTCTCATCGTAGGTTTCCTGACGCTTTCTGTGGATTCTTCCGAAGAGGAAGATCAAAAGCGCCGCCACGAGCACGAGAACGATCACGGAAGAAAATCCGAAAATATAAAGAATTGATCCGATGATTCCGGCGGTTGCCGAAGCGATGATCGCTGTGAAGAACCAACCTCCTACGACGGTCAAAACCCCGCTCACTCGATTGACCGCATTGTCCTTGTTCCAAGCGCCGTCCGTCAAAGACGTTCCCATCGCCACCATAAAGGTTACGAAGGTGGTCGAAAGAGGAAGTTTGTAAAGGGTTCCGATCAAAATCAATGCGCTGGAAATCTGAATGTTTACGGAAGCTCTGAGCAAGTCGAACGCTTCGGTTTCGTGAACTTTTACGATTTCGGCAAAACCGTTTCTTTGTTCGAAACGTTTTCCGATAAAGTTGCGTACTCCTGCGGGAAGAATCGCCTTGATCGGAGTGTAAATTCCGAGAGCGATCTGAACGAACACGCGGGCCACCAAACTCGTATTAAAACTTTCTAATGTTTCTCCCTGGGAACCGAGGGTTACTTCGGTTTGTGTCACCGTTTCCGCTTTTTTGGAGAACCAAAGCGGGAAAAGCATCACACAAGCCGCTCCCAAAAGGATGAAGTTCGGAGTAGGAACGTTTCCTGCCAGTCCGGTTGCAAGAGCGCTTGCGTCTCCGCCTCCCGCTTGGATCAAGGTCCAGGTCGCGAAACTCGCGAGAGGAACCCCGATGAAGTTCACTAAGTCGTTGCTCGCGAACGCCATTGCGAGAGAACCCGTTCCGACTAAAACTAAGAATTTTAGAATATTCCATTCTAATAATACTAGGAATTGGAAAATGATCGCAAATCCCGCGAACGTTACCAAAAGAATGTTCGTAAAGTTTTCGTTGATGTATTTAACGATTTCCGGCGGAATTACGGTGGAACCTTTCATCGCGGATAAAAGCGTAAAAAACGCCACCGTCGTCATGGAAAGACCGCCGAACAATCCTCCGAAGTATTTCATCGAATTCTTCAGATTGAAGGAGAAGATGAATCGGAAAACGAACTGCAATATCATTCCCGAAAAGAACGCCACGATCACGCTCGTGATGATTCCGAAGATGATCTTCAAGGCGCTTTCCGAGTTGATGATCTGAAACGCTCCGTTTAAGGTTCCGGTTTTTAAGAACGCGATCGCAAGGGCCGCTCCCAAAAGTTCGAAGACCAGGGACACCGTAGTCGACGTGGGAAGTCCTAACGTGTTGTAAAGATCGAGAAGAACGATGTCCGTCAACATCACCGCTAAGAATAAGAACATCAGATCCTGGAGCGCGAATCCGCTCGGATGGAAAATTCCTTTTCTCGCGACTTCCATCATTCCTGTGGAAGAAAGAGCGCCGAGGATAATCCCGATTCCGGCGACAACCAGAATGATTCTTTTAGAGGAGGCTTTGGAACCCACGGCCGAATTCGTAAAGTTTACGGCGTCGTTCGAAACTCCGACTAAGAGATCTCCGACTCCGAGAATCGCCATGAGAACAACGATAATTAAAAAAAAGTCCATGAAACGCTTCCGTTTATTGTTTTGTAGAATCTACAGTTTTTTTCGCTTCGACTCTTGTTTCGAGTTCTTTTGAGTCTTTTTGATCGGGGGCATCGGACAACTGAAATTTTGCCGGAAACCCATCCGTGATTATTACTTTTCCGTTACAAAATCAACCGGTTAATCTTCCAAATCCCAAAAAAAATCCTTATTGGTAAGTTCTTCTTCCTCGGGAAGAGAATCTGTAACAGAAAAGAAATGTTTCCCCCCTAAGGAATCCACGATGAGTTTGTATTGCTCTTTGAGTTCTAAGGTTTCTTTTTCCCAGTATTCGTTTTCCGCAAAATGGGGAAAGGCGACCGGGAACGAAGGATCGGTCGTGAACCGGCTCGAAATCCAGGCGGAATAATGTACGAAGCGCATCGCGCGCAGAATTTCCACGAGATCAAACCACCGTTCTTCGAAATCCCGAAATTCTCTGTAGCCGGAAAGAAGATGTTCTCTTTCTTCCAAGCCTTCTTTTCCTCGGGAAAGAAGCATCCAAAAATCCTGAACCGCCGGACCTTTCAAACAATCGTCAAAGTCCACAAAGAACCAGCCGTCCTTTCCGAAGAGAAGATTTCCCTTATGACAATCTCCGTGGATTCGATGCAAGGGAACCGATTCGATCTTTTCACGGAAGAGGTCGAAGATCCGATTCGCGGTTTCTACGTATTCTTTTTTGCAGCTTGAAGGAATCCATTCTCCCCGAAGCAACGTTTCCAACGGATAGGTTCCATAGGTCAAAGAATCCAAAGAGATTCTATGTTCGAAATGTTTCGCCTGACCGACGTTATGGATTCTCGCGAGAAGCCTTCCCAAAATCCGAAGATTTTCCGGACTGAGTTCGTCCGGCGATCTTCCTCCGACCCGGGGCCAAAACGAATAATAGATCTCGTCTTGAAACGAAGCCAGGCTGCTTCCGTCTTCAAAAGCCAAAGGACAACAAACGGGGATTTCGGCTTCCTGCAAGTCCCGTAGGAATTCGTGTTCTTCCAAAATCTGTTCGTCGTTCCATCGTCCGGGACGGTAGAATTTGGAGATGATATGAGAGCCGTCTTCGAGCCGCAGGTCGAACACTCGATTCTCCAAACTGTTCAAAGCCATACAATGACCGGAGGGTTCGTATCCCGCTTTTTCGACTAAGGTAAGAATTTCACCGGGATTCAATTGAAAAAAATCGGCCATAAGCCCCAGGATTCCGGATTCCCCTTTCTTTGGAAATTTCTTTAATGGGAGAGAAATACAAACCCGTTCGTTTTGTTTTTCGCGGTTTGGAATTTGGTTTTCAATAGAATTGGATTTTGCAAATTGATTCCCGAGAAGGAAAAATCATGAAGATATCAGTAGGAAATCTGCCTCAGGAGTTGACCGAGGACGAGTTAAAAAAGATTTTTTCGGAGTTTGGAACCGTCCAGGAAGCGCATATTAAAAAAGATAAAACCACGGGCCGTTCCTTGTCCTATGGATCCGTTGAAATGGAAGACGCCGCGGGAGCGAAAGCGGTCGCGGCTTTGAATAAAAAAGAAATCCAAGGCAAACAGATCGCCGTAGTCGATTCTGAAGAATTAAAAAAAGAGTTCGAGAAAAAACAAACTCTCAAAGGCGGAGGAGCTTCTTCCGGTAAGATTCATGGAAATCAGTCGAAGGGCGGATTTTCCGGAGGCGCAACCGTAAGAAGAACCGGAGGAAGAGGAAAATGAAATCAGTAAGTGCTTTATGGATTCTGGCGATTTTGTTCGTTGTGTCGGCTCCGGCCTTCGCGGAAGATCTCGTCATCAAGGACATTCGTGTCGGAACAGGGAAGGAAGCCTTCTCCGGTTCGAACGTGACCGTTCATTATGTGGGAACTCTTACAAACGGAAAGAAGTTCGACAGTTCCAGAGACAGAAGAACTCCGTTCACGTTCAACCTAGGAGCGGGAGAAGTCATCAAAGGATGGGACCGCGGGGTTCGCGGTATGAAAGAAGGCGGAATCCGCAAGTTGACCATTCCTCCCGAACTCGGTTACGGTTCGAGAGGAGCGGGGGCCGCGATTCCACCGAATTCAACTCTCATTTTTGAAGTAGAATTACTCAAAGTGTACTGAGAATTCTATTCTTTTGAAACAGAATTTACCGGATTCTGACGTTAGATTCTAAACGCTTTCCGGTTCTAATCTATCATACAAGGAGGGGCTTTTCCCACTGTGATAGCTTAAAACCGGATGTCTTACAACTTCTTCGAACATTCCCCGGTACCGGCCTGCATCTTAGAGCCGACGCTTCTCATCCGAAAAGTCAACACGGCCTTTTCCCGATCCTTCGGTTATTCCAAATCGGAACTAGAGGGAATCGAGTATTGGAACCGAATCTGCGAATTCAAAACTTCTAAGCCGAATCTCTGTGATCCTTCTTTGTGGCCTTCCACAAACGTCCTGGATGAAACTCCGGCGTATTCCGTTTTCATTCTCACCAAACACGGATTCAAAAAAGAATTCATGGTTTCCTTTGCGTTCGATCCGGATGAGCTGCAGATCTTCGCGTATTTGGAATCTCCTCAGTTTCAAGAAAGACCCTTTGTCCGTTACGATGCAGTTGTGGGACCGAGCTTCGGAAACGATTTGGAAAAACCCGCCGATTCCTGGGTTCAAAAACAAAAGTTGGAAGCGATCGGAACTCTTTCCGCCGGGGTCGCGCACGAGATCAACAATCCTTTGATGGGAGTGATCAATTACGCGGAGATGGTCTTTAACGGAATCGAAACCGGAAATCCTCTCCGCAAATACGCGGGAATCATTCTGCAGGAAAGCAATCGAATTTCCGAGATCGTCAAGGACATGCTCACCTTCACACGTTTGGAAAAGGAAGAAGCGAAGGTCCACGATCTGACCACAGTCTTCTGTTCCACCTTCGGTCTGTTAAAGAGCGGGTTTCGCAAAGCGGGAATCGAAACCGTCGCGCCTTCGCTCGACATTCCGATCTACGCGGTTTGTTCCGCCGGAAGACTCAGACAGGTTTACTTGAATCTTTTGACGAACGCAAAGGACGCGATCGAAAGCAACCCCGATTCCGCCAAAGACAAAACCGTCACCGTATATTGGCAGAAGTTCAAAAAGGGAGATCGGAATTTCGTTCGAACCATCATCGAAGATACGGGACCGGGAATCTCCGAAGAGAACAGACACAAGCTCTTTGATCCGTTTTACACCACAAAGGAAATCGGCAAAGGAACCGGACTCGGTTTGACCGTTTCCTACAATCTCGTCCGCGAAATGGGAGGGGATCTCTCCTTTGAATGCACGGACGGAACCACCCGCTTTTACGTGGATCTACCCGAATCTTTCTGAAAGATCCTTGACTTTAGGGGAGAATCACGACATTCTAATAGACTCTCTTTAAAACCCGAATCCCGCCATGACCGGTTCCACGCGATCAGAACACAAAAGTTACGACCCGGAGGAACGTTATTCGATTCTATTTCATTCTGCGATCGACGCGATCGTTTCTCTCGATAAGGATTTCCGCGTATTTCTCATCAATCCCGCCGCGGAAAATATGTCCGGCTTTCTCGCATCCGAACTTCTCGGGAATTCCATCGAACACCAATTCCCGCTCCGGATTCGAAACCGATTTTATCGGATTCTCAGGAACGTCGCCAAGTTACCGGATAAAAAAAGACAAAAACCGTTCGGTCCGATCCGTTTGATCCGAAAGGACAAAACGATTCTGATCTCCGAAGTCTCCGTTTCCGTGACAGGACCGCCCGAGGATTATCAATATCACATCATCATTCGAGATATATCAGAAAAACATAGAATTCTAATGGAGTTGAAACGGGCCAATCAGACTCTCAAAAAGATGGACCGGGAAAAAGAGGAACTTCTCGAACGGTTGGAGGAGAAGGTAAGACAACGATCCAGACTTCTTGCGAACTACTACAAGGGAATGAAGGAAGAATTGAGTCTCGCCAAACGGCTTCAGTCGGAAATTCTTCCCGAGATTCCTTCGATCGCGGGAATCCGGATTCATTCCGCGTATTTACCGATGATGGAAGTGGGAGGGGATCTCTACGATTTTTTCGAGATCCGGCCGGGTGTGTTGCGTATTTTTCTCGCGGACGCGACGGGCCACGGGGTGCAAGCCGCACTTTTGACGATGACTCTGAAAGGGATTTTGGAATCGATCAAAAAGAAAGAAGCCGATCCCGGAACGATTCTCGGAGAATTCAACCGGGAATACTGTAGAAACTTCGGAAATATCGGGATGTTCTTTTCCTGTTTTCTCGCGGACATCGATACGGTTGCCAGAAAAATCGTGTATTCATCGGGAGGACATCCTCCACAATTTTTTCTTTCCAAAGACTTGGTTATGGGTTTGGATCGGACAGGTTCCTTGTTGGGTTTGGACCCGGGCAATCAATACGGAGTTTTTAAACTGAGTTATCAGCACGGGGACCGTTTGTTTCTGCTCACCGACGGAATCTACGAAGAGTTCAACTCCGACAAACAACAATTCGGCGAACTGGCCGTTCAGAAAATTCTCGCGGAAAAATTCACCGAGCCTATGGAAGAAACGATCCCTTCGATATTACAAAGCCTCATGGATCATCTCGGAACTCAAAAAATACAAGACGATATTACGGCCATTTTAATATCCTTGGATTCGCCCGAACGTTGACTTTGTTATGCCCTTTGCGATCGCGATTTTCAGTCTTATCTTTTTGAGTTTCTGCGCCGCTCTTTGGATCGAAAAAAGAAATCATCTTTCGATTCAAAAACGAATTCCGATTCGAATTCATATCAACGGAACCAGGGGAAAATCTTCGGTTACGAGATTGGTCCATTCGATTCTTGTCGAAGCGGGTTGGAACGTTTACGCAAAGACGACCGGTTCGGCCGCGAGTTTGTTATTTCCGAACCGCAGCGAACGAAGGATCTTTCGAAATAAGATTTCCATCGCGGAACAAAAATCTTTTTTGCGGTTTGCCGCACGGAAGAATTCGGACGCGGTTGTGATGGAATGTATGGCCGTTCAACCGAGGTATCAAAAGGAATCCGAAGAAATTTTGATTTCCGCAACGCATTCCGTGATCACGAACGTTCGAAACGATCACGGAGAATGGATCGATACGGAAGAAACCGCTTTGTATTCGTTTGCACATACGATTCCCAAGGACGGCGTACTTATCGTTGGGAAGAATTTAGAACAAAACGAAATTTTACGAAGAAGCGCGGAACAAAATCGAAGCTCGATGTTGAATGCGGACTCCTCGTTTTCTTCGGAACGGATCGACTCCGTTTTGCGGACGATGCGGTATCCGGAACATAAAGAGAATGTGGAAATCGCGATCCGGCTTTGCGAAACGTTAGGCGTAACCGAAGAGGCGATTGTGAAAGGGATTGCGAGCTGTGCGCCCGATCCGGGAGCATTGCGCGTCCAAACGATCAAAACCGAAGCAGAAAGAAAAACCTTTGTCTTCGCTTTTGCGGCCAACGACACAATCTCTTGGGAACAAATCTTGAAAGCGCAACTTGCTACGTCGGTCGGCGGTTTCGTTGTCGTTGTCTTCAATTCGAAACGGGAAAGACCGTTGCGCACCGTCGAGTTTGCAAGTTTCCTTTCCCAGCGAACGGAAATCAAAGAGATTCTTTTTTGGGGTCCTTGGTTTTCTTTGTTTCGATCCCGGTATCGAGGAAACGCAACGTTGATTTTAGAACCGCAAAACATTGCGTCGGATGCAAATCTTTGGATCGGAGCGGGCAACTATCAAGGCAAGGGAAGAATTTGGATGCAGGATGCGGCGGACAAACTCGCTTCGTTTCAGGGGAACGAATGGAACTCGTAACCGTATCCATCGGAATCGGAATTTTATTCGGTTTTTTGCTTTGGGAAAGAACGGGACTGCATCCGGGCGGATGGGTTGTTCCCGGTTATATTGCGTTGTATTTGGATCGTCCTTGGGTTTTGATTCCTCTGTTTTTAAGTTCGATTTTAACGCTCGTCGTCTATCGTCTTTCCGAATCGTTCTTTCTGAGTTTCGGTCAGAGAAAAACGGTTTTTATTCTTTTACTTTCGATTTTGTTTTCTTTGTTTTCGGACTTCCTTGTTACATTCTATTTTTCGAATACAATGGAATTTGAATCCAGAACGATAGGCCATATTGTTCCCGGTC
Protein-coding regions in this window:
- a CDS encoding inorganic phosphate transporter; protein product: MDFFLIIVVLMAILGVGDLLVGVSNDAVNFTNSAVGSKASSKRIILVVAGIGIILGALSSTGMMEVARKGIFHPSGFALQDLMFLFLAVMLTDIVLLDLYNTLGLPTSTTVSLVFELLGAALAIAFLKTGTLNGAFQIINSESALKIIFGIITSVIVAFFSGMILQFVFRFIFSFNLKNSMKYFGGLFGGLSMTTVAFFTLLSAMKGSTVIPPEIVKYINENFTNILLVTFAGFAIIFQFLVLLEWNILKFLVLVGTGSLAMAFASNDLVNFIGVPLASFATWTLIQAGGGDASALATGLAGNVPTPNFILLGAACVMLFPLWFSKKAETVTQTEVTLGSQGETLESFNTSLVARVFVQIALGIYTPIKAILPAGVRNFIGKRFEQRNGFAEIVKVHETEAFDLLRASVNIQISSALILIGTLYKLPLSTTFVTFMVAMGTSLTDGAWNKDNAVNRVSGVLTVVGGWFFTAIIASATAGIIGSILYIFGFSSVIVLVLVAALLIFLFGRIHRKRQETYDENLEKLITLKKHPERALSRTISSMLASLSVARKALNNACAGYVNGKKKNFRQTQKLLKDLKKMRENSLSSFLSIANKHLEEDDLSSIHPITESINHLDRITESIWNILRTSSNGISSFHEVSKDEKEEVKELRKSATNLMELLADSDKFPDLLEKARSEKKTKNLEKIKQNIYKSQMKRIKKGDSKLKSSVSYFVIIDELIDINENLLSLAEELSVAIPWTEKKKIELQSKSLLALKSEEKKKKK
- a CDS encoding serine/threonine protein kinase gives rise to the protein MADFFQLNPGEILTLVEKAGYEPSGHCMALNSLENRVFDLRLEDGSHIISKFYRPGRWNDEQILEEHEFLRDLQEAEIPVCCPLAFEDGSSLASFQDEIYYSFWPRVGGRSPDELSPENLRILGRLLARIHNVGQAKHFEHRISLDSLTYGTYPLETLLRGEWIPSSCKKEYVETANRIFDLFREKIESVPLHRIHGDCHKGNLLFGKDGWFFVDFDDCLKGPAVQDFWMLLSRGKEGLEEREHLLSGYREFRDFEERWFDLVEILRAMRFVHYSAWISSRFTTDPSFPVAFPHFAENEYWEKETLELKEQYKLIVDSLGGKHFFSVTDSLPEEEELTNKDFFWDLED
- a CDS encoding RNA recognition motif domain-containing protein, which translates into the protein MQIDSREGKIMKISVGNLPQELTEDELKKIFSEFGTVQEAHIKKDKTTGRSLSYGSVEMEDAAGAKAVAALNKKEIQGKQIAVVDSEELKKEFEKKQTLKGGGASSGKIHGNQSKGGFSGGATVRRTGGRGK
- a CDS encoding FKBP-type peptidyl-prolyl cis-trans isomerase; protein product: MKSVSALWILAILFVVSAPAFAEDLVIKDIRVGTGKEAFSGSNVTVHYVGTLTNGKKFDSSRDRRTPFTFNLGAGEVIKGWDRGVRGMKEGGIRKLTIPPELGYGSRGAGAAIPPNSTLIFEVELLKVY
- a CDS encoding PAS domain-containing sensor histidine kinase, whose protein sequence is MSYNFFEHSPVPACILEPTLLIRKVNTAFSRSFGYSKSELEGIEYWNRICEFKTSKPNLCDPSLWPSTNVLDETPAYSVFILTKHGFKKEFMVSFAFDPDELQIFAYLESPQFQERPFVRYDAVVGPSFGNDLEKPADSWVQKQKLEAIGTLSAGVAHEINNPLMGVINYAEMVFNGIETGNPLRKYAGIILQESNRISEIVKDMLTFTRLEKEEAKVHDLTTVFCSTFGLLKSGFRKAGIETVAPSLDIPIYAVCSAGRLRQVYLNLLTNAKDAIESNPDSAKDKTVTVYWQKFKKGDRNFVRTIIEDTGPGISEENRHKLFDPFYTTKEIGKGTGLGLTVSYNLVREMGGDLSFECTDGTTRFYVDLPESF
- a CDS encoding SpoIIE family protein phosphatase — translated: MTGSTRSEHKSYDPEERYSILFHSAIDAIVSLDKDFRVFLINPAAENMSGFLASELLGNSIEHQFPLRIRNRFYRILRNVAKLPDKKRQKPFGPIRLIRKDKTILISEVSVSVTGPPEDYQYHIIIRDISEKHRILMELKRANQTLKKMDREKEELLERLEEKVRQRSRLLANYYKGMKEELSLAKRLQSEILPEIPSIAGIRIHSAYLPMMEVGGDLYDFFEIRPGVLRIFLADATGHGVQAALLTMTLKGILESIKKKEADPGTILGEFNREYCRNFGNIGMFFSCFLADIDTVARKIVYSSGGHPPQFFLSKDLVMGLDRTGSLLGLDPGNQYGVFKLSYQHGDRLFLLTDGIYEEFNSDKQQFGELAVQKILAEKFTEPMEETIPSILQSLMDHLGTQKIQDDITAILISLDSPER
- the pgsB gene encoding poly-gamma-glutamate synthase PgsB, encoding MPFAIAIFSLIFLSFCAALWIEKRNHLSIQKRIPIRIHINGTRGKSSVTRLVHSILVEAGWNVYAKTTGSAASLLFPNRSERRIFRNKISIAEQKSFLRFAARKNSDAVVMECMAVQPRYQKESEEILISATHSVITNVRNDHGEWIDTEETALYSFAHTIPKDGVLIVGKNLEQNEILRRSAEQNRSSMLNADSSFSSERIDSVLRTMRYPEHKENVEIAIRLCETLGVTEEAIVKGIASCAPDPGALRVQTIKTEAERKTFVFAFAANDTISWEQILKAQLATSVGGFVVVVFNSKRERPLRTVEFASFLSQRTEIKEILFWGPWFSLFRSRYRGNATLILEPQNIASDANLWIGAGNYQGKGRIWMQDAADKLASFQGNEWNS
- the pgsC gene encoding poly-gamma-glutamate biosynthesis protein PgsC translates to MELVTVSIGIGILFGFLLWERTGLHPGGWVVPGYIALYLDRPWVLIPLFLSSILTLVVYRLSESFFLSFGQRKTVFILLLSILFSLFSDFLVTFYFSNTMEFESRTIGHIVPGLIVLSAERQGVFRTASAILTASVLVRLFLILVFGEAIRG